In Puntigrus tetrazona isolate hp1 chromosome 22, ASM1883169v1, whole genome shotgun sequence, one genomic interval encodes:
- the crygs1 gene encoding LOW QUALITY PROTEIN: crystallin, gamma S1 (The sequence of the model RefSeq protein was modified relative to this genomic sequence to represent the inferred CDS: inserted 1 base in 1 codon): MGRIIFYEDKNFQGRRYECDSDCSDFHAYLNRCNSIRVESGAWVVYERPNFMGYQYVLTRGEYPDYQRWMGLNDRLCSCKMIHFVSGSEYKIQLYDKGDFAGQVYETTEDCPSMVERFRTREVHSCKVLDGIWIFYEHPNYXGRQYLLEKGEYRKPVEWGAVCPTVQSFKRLTE; encoded by the exons ATAATTTTCTACGAGGACAAGAACTTCCAGGGCCGTCGGTACGAGTGCGACAGCGACTGTTCGGACTTCCATGCCTACCTGAACCGGTGTAACTCCATCCGTGTGGAGAGCGGGGCCTGGGTGGTCTACGAGAGGCCCAACTTCATGGGCTACCAGTATGTTCTGACCCGGGGCGAGTATCCGGATTACCAGCGCTGGATGGGTCTGAACGACCGCCTCTGCTCCTGCAAGATGATCCACTTC GTGAGCGGTTCTGAGTACAAGATCCAGCTCTATGACAAAGGAGATTTCGCGGGCCAGGTGTACGAGACCACCGAGGATTGTCCATCCATGGTGGAGCGCTTTCGGACACGCGAGGTCCACTCCTGTAAGGTGCTAGACGGGATCTGGATCTTCTACGAGCACCCAAACT AGGGGCGCCAGTACCTACTGGAGAAGGGGGAATACCGTAAACCCGTGGAATGGGGCGCCGTCTGCCCCACGGTTCAATCCTTCAAACGCCTGACGGAGTGA